Genomic window (Argopecten irradians isolate NY chromosome 2, Ai_NY, whole genome shotgun sequence):
TTCCTGGCGTTTCTTTCTTCCTGGATGTCAGACGACCAATCAATATggatttcataattttattgcTGGTATTTCTATTTCCTTCATTTAAATATTCAGGtatttatatactttttataaTTAGCGAAATATATGCATTATCATTGACTCGTATTTGTAAATCATCCACGCCCAAAACAGACTATTACCATGGATATCCTGGATGATCAAGTCCCCGTGTTCCATTGCTAACCTCATTATATGTGTCCACGATGTTCTGTACACTGAGGTTGCAGAATTCGCATCTTTCAATGTACGTATTGGTGGAATAGATACGTAACATGATCAAATAGATTTTCGCACCTACTATAGGTATTATTTATATCTCTGAACAAATGAAAGATGAACAGGTGATCTAGCTTGACCGTCAGAGGGAGTGTTAAAGTGTAAATCTAaatgatatttagatatgttattctgtttgatctcctgacaagaatgttgaaaaccgcatcaaaatcggccgcttcagtaccgagataccgccctccgaagtgctcgatttttacctgtatatcaactgctaatcagggaatcggccgctcacgctgatttggggaataaccggatgtgacgtcacgaggacaacggcagtgaggtgtttggtagtggggttatagcacaaaggtggacatatatgtattcctaaaatggggttacgataattttacagatatatatacagtatacagttatggtgacgatttaattatgtataataggaaatattgcaactgaaatcatgctaaatacataagtagattagcggaaattcaattcaattctttatttTCCTTAAGTTTACAGCTTATTGGAATTGTGCAAAATacgcacatatacatatatgtacaatcaCATAGTAATTAGTACAATATCATAGACAAGTTACAAATGTactatacattgaaatcaaaatgtgtattatataaaggcTACATAACTTACAGGTTAAGtatacaacattaaaataaCTGTACTGAAATTATTGGAGGCGGGATCGTATTTCCATGgcctcaaatataaattttgctaatttacGTATATCACTTATATTTTCGCAACATAATAATTGTATCAACTTGTACATAGATGGTTTACGCCAATAAAAaggttttacatatttctttcttaaatcatgataattaatacatattaaaataaaatgatattcgtctTCCACATCTAAATTGCAACCAGGGCACAATCTTTGTTCTCTAGCAGTATCGGTATATCTGCCTGTTTCGATGGCCAAATTATGAGCAGATAGACGAAATTTAGATAAGACAATTCGGTATTTCGGAGGTATATATTTGGTCAAATAGTATTGTATAGTAAAATGATTCACAATAtgcttatataatatacattttgatgaGGAATCCAATAAGCCTCTCAAATGTTGCTGACTTTGGTCAAATAGTCGTTGCTTTATcaaacataatatatgtttatggttATACAGATAGTGATGATTCCATACATTACCAAAACCAATAGAAAAAAGACAATGTTTAACATGGTTTATCCAATTGAAACAATTACCAGTGTTGCTATTACTTAAATATAAAAGAGCGGAATTCAAAATAcagttatttgagaccattaaTTTAAGCCAATACTTTATCATTCTGTACTTCCTTAAACATTCTAATGGATACCGGCCTAATTCAAAATATACCATGGCGTTACACGTTGATCTCTTAACTTTTAGGATCTTCTTACAAAATGAcaagtgatttttttctatatcacaCCCTTTCGATGATCCCCACACCTCGCAAGCATAATGCAAGATGCTAGAAACATACGTGTCAAATAAACGTAACAaggtttcaaaatttaaatataaattagaaCACATAGAAAAAAGTGCAAACATGGCTTTACGACCTTGGTCAgataaatgtttttgaatttgattaaatttattattatacttcAGCTTTACACCAAGATAGCAAAAATCGTTTACTATTTCAACTTCATTGCCATTATATCTCCACGATTCCTTTTCAAGTATACGTCCTCCATTTCTAAATACGACTATTTTCGTTTTATCAGTATTAACAGACAATTTCCACTTAGTTGAGTAACTATAAAGACTATCTAAGAGGCACTGCAGCCCTTCAACAGTTTCAGAGAACATTACCAGGTCATCCGCGTACATTAGGAGAAATAGACTCAATTCGCCGAAATCATAGCCAGAATTTCCATTTTCAATAAATGAAgtttcaaaatcattaacaaaaagtgaaaatagaATCGGTGATAATATTTCACCTTGCATTAATCCAATATTGTTCTCAAAATAATTagaacatttaccatttaccaaaACACAAGATTTAACCGATTTATATAGTGACTTAATAACAGATAACATTTTCCCTCTAATGCCTAATTTAGTCAGCTTACGCCATAAGCTTAATCTATCAACAAAGTCAAACGCTTTCCGAAAATctacaaaacaacaatatagGCGTTTCTTTGATGACAAAGTTTTAGATATAATTGAGTGCAAAGCAAAAATTGCGTCTATAGTACTAACTTCTGGTCGAAAACCAAATTGCGCATCAGttaaaatgtcatatttgaTACATACATCTAAAATACGTTTATTTAATACAGAAGTGAAAAGTTTACAAAGACAACTAATTAAACTAATACCCCTAAAGTTATTAGGGTCATTACGATCCCCctttttatatacaggtatgatcaTAGCGGATGACCAATTAGTAGGAAAACAACCACTGTTAAGGATGTTATTGAATAATATTGAGAGAGTTGGAATAAGTAATTCCTcacaatatttaaaacattcatttaaaatgcCATCAGGTCCATGTGACTtaccacattttattttatgtatagcATCAGCAATTTCCCGGGATGAAATACGGGCATCTAACTCCTCGAATATAACATCATTATCAACTAGAGTTATGTCATTATGTGGAACTTGATTAGTAGCTTGATTGGCAGAAGACAAATTTTTATAATGGTTATACAATTGATTAGAACTAAGTAATGGTGAAACAGTCTTTTTATGTCCAAATTTCTTGTAAAAAGACCTTGGGTTATGTTTCCTCATATATTCTAACATATCACCTTCGGCACTTAGATATTGCCTTTTATATTTACGCTCCGTAGACTTATACTCTCTTTTCTTACGTATGAGATTGGTGTGTGTTGAGGAACACTTATTGGAGTTAAACGCTTTCAATGCAGTCAGATATTGCTTACGTAGGGATTTTAAACAGTCATTAAACCAAGGTTTATCGTTGGAACTAGAAAGAGTACTGGTATGTGGGTTTACAGGGGGTTTGCTAGAATTACTATACTGTGGATTGATTTGAAAAAATGGTTGCATAATACCATTTTCATAACACTgaaaatcgccactctatctTATGTGAGTAGAATAGGTCCCGTtttcctcgtgacgtcacaggtcaggggtcccgaatcggggtcaatggcttggggcttcagttgtgttctagagaaaagtcgcattatctctaataccgtattgCTATGAAACttgtactttctccattctaaattttatacaatgacacatttatcaagccttatataccaaaccattccgtgtacactttaagaaggaagttatattttttaaatttagtattatttaaggattaacttgaatagattttttatgttatggagatataacacaaaaatctgagtgtactctaaataaaccgcgaagcggtttatgatgagagtacactcagatttttgtgttatatctccataacataaaaaatctattcaaattaatccttataattaaatttactaaagataatctcttcaacatttaaagttcattttgggactcttttgtctatgaaattattacgccgtcatctcagccaatcagaagcgacgttacaaacggcgacgccattttttcctttatgggctgataaagtaaatttttaagccaatggaaatgctcgtaacgAGCAACATTGAATTATTTCCAAATAAACAATACCATGTTTCAACAatatggcaagccaagttactttttattctattaattccgatatcggaattaaatttctgatatcggaaattaatcgggaattctaattccgatatcggaaattctaattccgttATCGGAAATTTTAATTCCGTTATCGGAAATTCTGTTTTCGATTTTGGGAATTttattcccgatatcggaaaatCTTTGTAATTCCTGATAACAGAAATTGAATTTCAgatatcagaaattcaatttcagatatcagaaattcaattcccgatatcagaaattctctCTCATTCTGCTGCAATAACTGCTCCCTGCGTTATTTGCATGTTAGAATAActtgaatttccgatatcggaaattgaattccCGATATAGGAAATTGAATTCCAGATATCGGAAATACAATTTCTGATATTGAAATTTCTTTTGTAATTTCCGATTTGAgaaattcaatttccgatatcggcaatagaatttccgatatcggggaATAGAATATCTCGTATctgaattagaatttccggaataaaaagtaactttgCTTGCCATACAACAAAACCTCGTTCTCCTAGAAACTGCCAAAGTACTTGTTACACCTACCATTGATTTTTGCCCCACCCAccaatttaataaaacaaaactcaGGTTCATTTTGCAGTACTATGACAGAGAACCTGTAAAATGCctttaaaaattcaaaaggccCCAGAGGCCTGTGCTAGGGATGATTTGATGTCGCCCTCCCGATGTGTACACCATGGTTCCCTTTTTGGTCCAAAACTATACCAAACTAATGTTTAATTTCGCAAAACGATATCATATTTTCAAGAGTATATCTTTCTGCAAATTTTGATTGAATATAACgtgttgtttaattttttttatcaaaaaatcaataaaaaagcCTTTTATTCCCGAGTTGAATATTCTGTTTTTATGCGAACAACATGGTGTCTTATAGTCCTacgatattgatattttttagaCATTGACTAAATACGCAAGATTTGACCTTGAAATGACAAGGAGAAAATGAATTGACTAGATATGTTGTCACTCGTTGACGACGGTCACATTAGTAGATCGTTGTCACTTGATGACAGTGGCATTAGTCAATATCCATTTTCagaccacaggcgtttggctcggctctatagacatttttctatgtatctatgtaatactgtgtcatagtattacacatacatgtagatagagagaaaaatgtctatagagccgaACGCCTGTGTTCAGACATGATACCGAATGCAGCCCATCTGCCTCTGTGAATGATCCAGTTCACCACTCTTAGCGAGGTGAAGTAGTCCCTAAAACCGCAGTGTTAACTTACTTTATTTCCTCGCATTCTTTATGCATGGTTTATCGATATCTGCAGTCTCTATATTACATGCCTCTGTCTCTGCACAAAAGTTGTTTCCAAAGTTGACCTTAATTAGTAACATTGTAACGAccttgacatatatatatatatatatatatatatagtttccaATAGtcgctaaacctgtctatattattagattttggtttttgttgttttttgttttttgcctaatatttattatacggtggctgggagcggacatgaaataaataaaattattgcgttcgaacgaaatattattgcgtgggaacgaaatactattgcgttcgaacgaaatattattgcgtgggaacgaaatactattgcgttcgaacgaaatattattgcgtgggaacgaaatattatttcgttcgaacgaaatattattgcgtgggaacgaaatattattgcgtgggaacgaaatactattgcgttcgaacgaaatactattgcgttcgaacgaaatattattgcgttcgaacgaaatattattgcgtgcgaacgaaatattattgcgttcgaacgaaatattattgcgttcgaacgaaatattattgcgttcgaaggaaatattattgcgttcgaacgaaatattattgcgtgcgaacgaaataattatttcgtgcgaacgaaataattatttcgtgggaacgaaataattattgcgtgggaacgaaatatcaaCGGTTTACCTTTGGCTATTTCAAATGTGGCAGGCAGTctgcaatttcatatcaatattctttgtaaTTGGTCATTTAAAGTGGTTTTGTGTAAACCTTCTTAATAaggtatattttataaagtatattttgcttcgaaaccattaatttaaagtttattgaATGTATGATTTGTATTCTATTTCAGTATTTGCCTTCAATGATTTGCATCAAAATTGTAGAGAAAGTCATGTAAATccattgttttactttttaaaatagttgACTAAGTATTGATACAAAACAACTTTCGTTGTAACACAATTGCACACATTCAAATGGAAACATTGAAGCATAATGTGTTAAAGTCATATACACAGTAATATAAGAGCACATGTAATGCTTTTATTTACGGCAGCGTGTTAGGaccaatatatagttttatttatcatgtccatacagattattatcttgtacgtttaACTTAGTATCTTtttagtatctattgttacagtatCGTGTACATTTGTACGTACGTATGCACAAACACTTATCTTGTACGTCTGTACGTACATCGTTGTATCATGTACGTACAACCTAGTATCTTGTACctacaaattattatcttgtacgtacaacttcatatcttacaaattattacagtatcttgtacgtataaaTTATGATATAGTACATTTGCACGCACAAcgtagtatcttgtacgtacaagtttataTACTAAGTTGTTCatatgtacaagatactatatatatatatatatatgctgtacgtacaagataggtacaattataaacatgtatatagtgtCCCCTGTACGCCATCATAGGTACGTGTATTTCATtagatatattgatatttcgttcccaagcaataattatttcgttcgaacgcaatagtatttcgttcccacgcattaatatttcgttcccacgcaataattttatttatttcatgtccgctcccagccaccgtagctcccagccaccgtactatttaaatattttcttatttttatttatttgagaTGCTTCGACCGGCTGCTGCCATGTTGTCCGAAAGGAACAGAAGATTCATGTCACTTGTGAAGGATGTCAGCTGAAGGAAGTACCTCGGGATTTACCCATCAACACCACAACACTCAACCTGCGGAACAACGACATTGTCGAGTTAAACAATGATTCTTTTGCGAATTTACTTTATCTCGAATATTTAACGCTCTCAAAGAATGTAATGTATGGAATTTCACCTGGAGCGTTTTATAATCTCGGAAAACTTAGATACTTAGATTTAGCGGATAATTCCCTGCGGCACACAGGTTTCGACGATTCTGTTTTTAAAGACCTTTTAGAACTAACACATCTTTATTTGGATAGAAATAACTTTCATTTAGATGCGAGATATCCCGAAGAAGCAATAGCCCATGTAAAATCACTCCAGTACCTAAGGATAGATATTTTTGACGGTTTTTTATTTGGAAATGGATTTCTAAGTTTAGTTAATCTAAATCAATTAGATGTTGTTCCATCTGATACAAAAATAGTGCCAATTCGTAACACATCATTCAAAGGACTAAAGAATTctaaaatatctcaattataTCTAGACTTCGAAATGAAAACTATAGAGACAGGCTCGTTGTCACCATTTTGCCGTCTTGAGTCGCTAACACTAAATTCACGCAGATCATTGCCAATCCAAGACGCTCTGGGTGCTCTTTATGGATTACAAGGGAGAAATATGGAATCTATCAAACTCACGTCAAATCACTTTTTATATTCCGAAGGTGTTTTTTTGGAGAAATCCCATATTAGATTTCTGGCAACAATATGTACCAAGAATTTAGATTTATCCTTTAGTGGGATTTCGGGAATGTCAATGAAAGCGATATTATCTTGGAAAACTAGGCGTTGTCTAGAGGTTTTCAATTTGTCAAGAAATGTCATCAAATCCCCACAATTATTTACGCTTCTTATGCTGTTTCCATCATTAATTAGTCTATATGCTTCGCATGAATTTGTCACTCCGATCAGGAGACGACGCAGACTGAAGGAAGAGAAGATATTTTACGTTCCTGAATCTCTAAATAACATCTTTATGTCACATAATTATATTTGGGGAAATCTCCTGAATATTACCATCTGGAAGGAAAATGACATCAAGGTAATCGATATCAGTTATCCACGTGGTGGTGCTGGGTGTTCAGATGGGCATGTGAAAGGTCTTCTCCACTTAGAGGAACTGAATATATCCGGCGTAAAATGCCAAAAACCGAACGATCAACTATTAACATATTTCCCTAGCCTATCTCGTCTCGTGGCTAAACAATGTAACCTCGGCGATCGACTCGGACTGAGTAGAAAGTCTTTATTCACGGGACTGTACAACCTCTCATTTATAGATCTAGCTTTTAACAGGATCTGGTATTTGGATCCAAACACATTCAAAGACCAGTCACATTCACTGACACACCTCAACCTATCCGGAAACGACTTAGAACATCTTCCCTTGGAATCTCTCGAACCCCTTCGTGCTTTACAACATTTCGATGTAAGGAATAATCTCATAACTACTTTATCAAGCCATGAACGTTCTTTTCTGGACAATTCTAGCGATAAACTTCAAATCAGATTGGCAGGGAACCTTTTTGTTTGTAATTGTGATCATTTGGACCTTATCACCTGGTTCTATACGACCAATACTGTACTAGACAAGGAAAATGTCTCGTGTATCACACCAGAAGGGACGGAAACTAACATAAAGAAATTCCTGGAATCCTTTGATGAATTTTATACCGGCTGTGTTTCTAAATTCTGGTTATTAATCTCGGTCACCCTCACCCTGGCGTGTTTGTCGTTTGGTATTGTCTTTCGAGTAGCCTGGAGTCGCAGTGTTCGGTTACGAATTCTTTTTCACCTTCCTAAAGACGAAGGTGTATATctatatgacatatatatagtgtatggAGACGGGGACTCTACGTGGGTAGCTAAAACACTGGTGCCATGGCttgatgataaaaatattaaaaactgcTTCGATGACAAAAGTTTTAGTTTATTGCGGGACAAAGCGGATAACATAATGGATGCGATAGACAATTCTCGTAAAACTGTTTTTGTCGTTAGCTGTAAATTTATGGAGCACGAATGGGAACTGTTTGCGATGAAACTCACAAGCATATATACTTTTCGTGATGGTCGAGATGATATGAATATCATCATCCTGCTGGATGATATCAAGAGCAGCGAATTTCCAAAGCTTGTCCGGAAAAACTGGGGAGTCATACGTCCTTTGAAATGGCCTGAAGGGAAAACTACTGCACAAGAAAGCTTATTTTGGAAGAAATTGTTAAAACGCATTAATATAGGAAAAGTTTCACACGCGAAAATGTAGGAATCAAATGTTATAAGTATAGTGTCTATAGCGACCTACTAGTACTCCAAACACCCTTTGTCTATTGTCGTTCGTGGCCATCGTACAATCTACACCGTCACTTTCTTGTTCGAAGTCAATGGATTAAgtgaaaaattgaaatttccAGAAATCTCCTTAACCAACGCCTTCAGTTGTAAATATTACGTCCCCACCTCTTATGGACCCTTGACGTATACCAAAAGAAAGAAATCTTAGAGAATTTTAACAATGGAAATTTAATGGATAATGTTGGTTTTTCACGGCGGAGCGTTAGTAATGTTTTGATTAGCAGGACACAAACAAAGACGTCAATTGATTTGTAATGGTTGTATATTAAATGTTGGTTttcaaatcacaaaaaaaaaacaaacaaacaaaaaacaaattagTGCGACATTGTATGGAATGAATAAAAGTTCACTTGTATTGATGATCCAATATAAAATATCGAAGTAACTGTCTGCAGATGGCGATCAAACACAGAAGTCCACAAGTTTGACTGGTTTTACACTTTCCTGCTTTTTCTTTTTAGTAATCGATCTTTgaaaattcttaaaattgaaTGTCCGTTGTTATCATATAGACAaggaaaatgaataataaatcgAACACTTTGATGTATAGATGACACTCTTTGTTCCTTGATAAATAACAGCTATGTTTCATCGGCTGGGGTGgaaatcttaatatttttacGAGTACAAAACacgagtgaaaaatatcaaagtttccacctcacgagATAGAATCAAGGAatcatgtataattatatatttgtcACATTTTACGCCTCTAAGTCTTAGTTTGCTactgctatttcttagaaaatgCTGATCTCAAAATATGAGTGAGTGAATTATATTATCTTCCATGACGTAAAAAATTACCGTGAAtgtaatatcttctatgtagtGTAGAAACAATTACTATGAGTGTAATATCTTccatgtagtaaacatttactgtgattgtaaacatttaatgtgagtgtaatatcttcCATTTAAACATTTACCGTGAGTGTAAGatcttctatgtagtaaacatttactgtgagtgtaatatcttcCATGTAAACATTTACAGTGAGTGTAAGATCTTCTATatagtaaacatttactgtgattGTAATATATCTgtgtagtaaacatttactgtgattgttatatcttctatgtagtaaacatttactatgagtgtaatatcttctatgtagtaaacatttacagtgtgagtaatatcttctatgtagtaaacatttaccgtgagtgtaatatcttctatgtagtaaacatttactgtgagtgtaatatcttctatgtagtaaacatttactgtgagtgtaatatcttctatgtagtaaacatttagtaatatcttctatgtagtaaacatttactgtgagtgtaatatcttctatgtagtaaacatttactgtgagtgtaatatcttccatgtagtaaacatttactgtgagtgtaatatcttctatgtagtaaacatttactgtgagtgtaatatcttctatgtagtaaacatttactaTGAGtgtaatatctttttttttgtaaacatttactgtgagtgtaatatcttctatgtagtaaacatttactgtgtgtgtaatatcttctatgtagtaaacatttacagTGAGTGTAATATCTTCCATGTggtaaacatttactgtgagtgtAATATTTTCCATGTAGTAGACATTTACAGTGTGAgtaatatcttctatgtagtaaacatttactgtgattGTTATATCTTccatgtagtaaacatttactgtgattgttatatcttctatgtagtaaacatttactgtgagtgtaatatcttccatgtagtaaacatttactgtgattGTTATATCTTccatgtagtaaacatttactgtgagtgtaagatcttctatgtagtaaacatttactgtgattgttatatcttctatgtagtaaacatttactgtgattGTTATATCTTccatgtagtaaacatttactgtgattGTTATATCTTCCATGTggtaaacatttactgtgagtgtaatatcttcCATGTAGTAGACATTTACAGTGTGAgtaatatcttctatgtagtaaacatttactgtgattGTTATATCTTCTATGAATTAAACATTTACCGTGAGTGTAATATCTTCCATGTGGTAAACATTTACTATGAGTGTATTATCTTCCATGTAGTAGACATTTACAGTGTGATtaatatcttctatgtagtaaacatttactatgagtgtaatatcttctatttagtaaacatttactgtgagtgtaatatcttctatgtcgtaaacatttactgtgagtgtgatatcttctatgtagtaaacatttactgtgagtgtaatatcttctaggaagtaaacatttactgtgagtgtaatatcttctatgtagtaaacatttactgaGATTGTTATATCTactatgtagtaaacatttaccGTGATTGTTATATCTTcaatgtagtaaacatttactgtgattgttatatcttctatgtagtaaacatttactatgagtgtaatatcttccatgtagtaaacatttaccgtgagtgtaatatcttctatgtagtaaacatttactatgagtgtaatatcttctatttagtaaacatttactgtgattgttatatcttctatgtagtgaacatttactgtgagtgtaagatcttctatgtagtaaacatttactgaGATTGTTATATCTactatgtagtaaacatttaccGTGATTGTTATATCTTcaatgtagtaaacatttactgtgagtgtaatatcttcaatgtagtaaacatttactgtgattgttatatcttctatgtagtaaacatttactatgagtgtaatatcttctatgtagtaaacatttactgtgagtgtaatatcttctatgtagtaaacatttactgtgagtgtaatatcttctatgtagtaaacatttactgtgagtgtaatatcttctatgtagtaaacatttactgtgattGTTATATCTTcaatgtagtaaacatttactgtgagtgtaatatcttctatgtagtaaacatttactgtgagtgtaatatcttctatgtagtaaacatttactgtgattgtaatatcttctattttgtaaacatttactgtgagtgtaatatcttctatgtagtaaacatttactgtgagtgtaatatcttctatgtagtaaacatttactgtgagtgtaatatcttctatgtagtaaacatttactgtgattgttatatcttctatgtagtaaacatttactgtgagtgtaatatcttctatgtagtaaacatttactgtgagtgtaatatcttctatgtagtaaacatttactgtgagtgtaatatcttctatgtagtaaacatttactgtgagtgtaatatcttctatgtagtaaacatttactgtgagtgtaatatcttctattttgtaaacatttactgtgagtgtaatatcttctatgtagtaaacatttactgtgagtgtaatcacagtaaatgtttactacatagaagatataacaatcacagtaaatgtttactacatagaagatataacaatcacagtaaatgtttacatggaagatattacactcacagtaaatgtttactacatagaagatattacactcacCGTAAATGTCTACTACATAGCAGATATTACACTCACGGTAAATGCTTAATTcatagaagatattacactcacagtaaatatttactacatagaagatattacacccacagtaaatgtttactacatagaaatataacaatcacagtaaatgtttactacatagaagatattacactcacagtcaatgtttactacatagaagatattacactcacagtaaatgtttactacatagaagatattacactcacagtaaatgtttactacatagaagatattacactcacagtaaatatttacaaaatagaagatattacactcacagtaaatgtttactacatagaagatattactcacactgtaaatgtctactacatagaagatattacactcatagtaaatgtttactacatagaagatataaaaatcacagtaaatgtttactacatagaagatataacaatcacagtaaatgtttactacatagaagatataacaatcacagtaaatgtttactacatagaagatattacactcacggtaaatgtttactacatagaagatataACACTCACgataaatgtttactacatagaagatttcac
Coding sequences:
- the LOC138316087 gene encoding toll-like receptor 4, whose protein sequence is MDFIILLLVFLFPSFKYSDASTGCCHVVRKEQKIHVTCEGCQLKEVPRDLPINTTTLNLRNNDIVELNNDSFANLLYLEYLTLSKNVMYGISPGAFYNLGKLRYLDLADNSLRHTGFDDSVFKDLLELTHLYLDRNNFHLDARYPEEAIAHVKSLQYLRIDIFDGFLFGNGFLSLVNLNQLDVVPSDTKIVPIRNTSFKGLKNSKISQLYLDFEMKTIETGSLSPFCRLESLTLNSRRSLPIQDALGALYGLQGRNMESIKLTSNHFLYSEGVFLEKSHIRFLATICTKNLDLSFSGISGMSMKAILSWKTRRCLEVFNLSRNVIKSPQLFTLLMLFPSLISLYASHEFVTPIRRRRRLKEEKIFYVPESLNNIFMSHNYIWGNLLNITIWKENDIKVIDISYPRGGAGCSDGHVKGLLHLEELNISGVKCQKPNDQLLTYFPSLSRLVAKQCNLGDRLGLSRKSLFTGLYNLSFIDLAFNRIWYLDPNTFKDQSHSLTHLNLSGNDLEHLPLESLEPLRALQHFDVRNNLITTLSSHERSFLDNSSDKLQIRLAGNLFVCNCDHLDLITWFYTTNTVLDKENVSCITPEGTETNIKKFLESFDEFYTGCVSKFWLLISVTLTLACLSFGIVFRVAWSRSVRLRILFHLPKDEGVYLYDIYIVYGDGDSTWVAKTLVPWLDDKNIKNCFDDKSFSLLRDKADNIMDAIDNSRKTVFVVSCKFMEHEWELFAMKLTSIYTFRDGRDDMNIIILLDDIKSSEFPKLVRKNWGVIRPLKWPEGKTTAQESLFWKKLLKRINIGKVSHAKM